The Leadbettera azotonutricia ZAS-9 genome has a window encoding:
- a CDS encoding AAA family ATPase: MANQKAKHIAIYGKGGIGKSTTTSNISASLAEAGYRVIQIGCDPKSDSTNVLRGNEYLPTVLDSMRDGSKVHLEDISRLGFGGVLCIESGGPVPGVGCAGRGINAAVTLLQELHLFDEFKPDFVLYDVLGDVVCGGFAVPIRDGITDRAYVVSSSDFMAIYAANNLFKAISKYAPTGGAKLGGVIGNGLSAAYSQGIIDDFAKRTGAGVTGYIPRSLTVSQSELYGKTVIEASPESEHAGLYRELAKKVSENEDLVIPNPLAAADLRSWAKDWGDKIFKLELGVVEGREGI; encoded by the coding sequence ATGGCTAATCAAAAGGCAAAACATATTGCGATCTACGGAAAGGGAGGCATCGGTAAATCCACTACCACCTCCAATATCAGCGCTTCCCTTGCCGAGGCAGGGTACAGGGTAATTCAGATAGGCTGCGATCCCAAAAGCGATTCTACCAATGTCTTGCGGGGCAATGAGTATCTGCCCACTGTCCTTGACAGCATGAGGGACGGCAGCAAGGTCCACCTTGAGGATATTTCGCGGCTTGGCTTCGGCGGCGTACTCTGTATTGAGTCCGGCGGGCCTGTACCGGGGGTAGGGTGCGCCGGACGCGGAATAAATGCAGCAGTGACTTTATTGCAGGAGCTTCATCTTTTTGATGAATTCAAGCCCGACTTTGTTCTCTATGATGTGCTGGGAGACGTGGTCTGCGGCGGTTTCGCAGTGCCCATCAGGGATGGAATTACCGACAGGGCGTATGTGGTAAGCTCATCGGATTTTATGGCTATTTACGCAGCCAATAATCTTTTTAAGGCAATCAGCAAGTACGCCCCCACAGGCGGGGCAAAACTCGGCGGAGTTATAGGCAATGGCCTTTCGGCGGCATATTCCCAGGGTATCATCGACGATTTTGCCAAAAGAACCGGCGCCGGCGTGACAGGTTACATACCCCGATCGCTTACCGTGTCCCAAAGCGAACTCTACGGAAAGACGGTGATTGAAGCCAGTCCCGAATCGGAGCACGCCGGGCTCTACAGGGAGCTTGCAAAAAAAGTATCGGAAAACGAGGATCTGGTCATCCCGAACCCCCTGGCTGCAGCGGATCTCCGTTCCTGGGCAAAAGATTGGGGGGATAAAATCTTCAAGCTGGAACTCGGCGTAGTAGAAGGGCGAGAGGGAATATAA
- a CDS encoding ABC transporter permease — translation MSGVNSARFLIRSGIVTWVLLIAIWWVFSLFYSSTFLPSPLETLIGAREIILDGTLFKFAGVSLWRVIKGWLIGCAVAVPIGILIGRNRIVRQLVEPVIDYFRFIPAIAFLTLFIMWFGVGEKSKTILIMYATCFTVIINTASGVLSIDENRILAARTLGTSEAQILFHVILPSCVPFIFTGVRLGMGGAYTSIVAAEMIAAKEGLGYLIFTSRLYFRIDWILAGVIVLGLIGFLTDQGLRLLGKGILKRYGINDTKEFDQGRTG, via the coding sequence CCTGATCCGTTCGGGGATAGTTACCTGGGTATTGCTGATAGCTATTTGGTGGGTCTTTTCCCTCTTCTATTCTTCCACCTTCCTGCCCAGCCCGCTGGAAACCTTAATCGGGGCCAGGGAAATTATTCTGGATGGAACCCTTTTTAAATTTGCAGGGGTGAGCCTTTGGCGGGTAATCAAAGGGTGGCTCATCGGTTGTGCTGTAGCAGTCCCCATAGGCATACTCATAGGCCGCAACAGGATAGTTCGGCAGCTGGTGGAGCCGGTCATCGACTATTTCCGCTTTATTCCGGCTATTGCTTTTCTTACCCTTTTCATTATGTGGTTCGGGGTGGGCGAAAAATCCAAAACCATTCTGATTATGTACGCCACTTGTTTTACTGTCATTATCAATACCGCGAGTGGCGTCCTGAGCATCGATGAAAACCGTATTTTGGCTGCTCGTACTTTAGGTACCAGCGAGGCTCAAATCCTCTTCCATGTGATACTTCCCTCCTGCGTACCCTTCATCTTTACCGGTGTGCGCCTTGGCATGGGCGGCGCGTACACTTCGATAGTGGCTGCGGAAATGATTGCAGCCAAGGAAGGTCTCGGTTACCTCATCTTTACTTCCCGGCTTTATTTCCGCATAGACTGGATTCTTGCAGGCGTCATTGTGCTTGGTCTCATAGGCTTTCTCACGGATCAGGGCTTGCGGCTTTTGGGCAAGGGTATACTCAAGCGTTATGGCATCAACGATACCAAAGAATTTGATCAGGGCCGTACAGGATAA
- a CDS encoding nitrogenase component 1: MHSILKNPRHGCELHGALKTLEEISGTVPIVHANAGCVYQHYNFDRAGVLAAGGISGPEIPATEVIEKQIVFGGASRLREEIKNAAKVIEGRLYVILGSCEAAMVGDDLAAMAKEARDISLPALCYPATGFRGGSHNGYANVLQSVLQQLPEIKKLNTEKTKGLVNILGILPKTDVFYKGDLEEIRRLVEAAGLKANIFFGTPDGVGDLERSVQAGHTLVFSHWGIAPAEQLKSKYGIPYTVFDSLPLGIDEAKEFFAALSAIPGADREKAKAFIENEEQQYQFYFRSISTVFFLEALARNVVLAGDTSSVNRIGKFLEKKLGASVKAAILTDRYGKDENKPPLPEGLGEKIIESSDSGEIEEIIRGSGAEFILGSAWETRIAKALGIQSLVISAPNSDRLLLHKTYAGIRGAYFLAEDYISAILQHKTEKEAEQRRLLESLSVSL, translated from the coding sequence ATGCACAGCATATTGAAGAACCCCCGCCATGGCTGCGAACTTCATGGCGCTCTTAAAACACTGGAAGAGATATCCGGGACGGTTCCCATTGTGCATGCAAATGCAGGCTGCGTGTATCAGCACTATAATTTTGACAGGGCCGGGGTTTTGGCAGCAGGGGGAATATCCGGCCCCGAGATCCCCGCCACAGAAGTAATAGAAAAGCAGATAGTATTCGGCGGCGCATCCCGGCTCAGGGAAGAAATTAAGAATGCCGCGAAAGTAATCGAAGGCCGGCTCTACGTGATCCTGGGGAGCTGCGAAGCAGCCATGGTCGGCGATGATTTGGCAGCCATGGCAAAGGAAGCCAGGGATATTTCCCTGCCTGCGCTTTGCTATCCCGCAACAGGGTTCAGGGGCGGGAGCCATAACGGCTACGCGAATGTATTGCAATCCGTACTGCAGCAGCTTCCCGAAATTAAAAAGCTTAATACCGAAAAAACAAAGGGCCTTGTCAATATTCTGGGCATTCTTCCCAAAACCGATGTTTTTTATAAAGGCGACCTCGAAGAAATCAGGCGGCTTGTCGAAGCGGCCGGCCTTAAGGCAAATATTTTTTTCGGAACCCCTGATGGGGTAGGGGATCTGGAGCGGAGCGTGCAAGCCGGGCATACCCTGGTTTTTTCCCACTGGGGCATTGCCCCTGCAGAGCAGCTCAAATCCAAATACGGAATCCCCTATACCGTATTTGACAGCCTTCCCCTTGGAATAGACGAGGCAAAAGAATTTTTTGCGGCCCTTTCTGCAATTCCCGGAGCCGACCGGGAAAAAGCGAAAGCATTTATCGAAAATGAAGAACAACAGTATCAGTTCTATTTTCGCAGTATCAGCACTGTCTTTTTTTTAGAAGCCCTTGCGCGCAATGTAGTGCTTGCCGGCGACACCAGCAGCGTAAACAGGATAGGCAAGTTCCTGGAGAAAAAGCTCGGGGCGTCCGTCAAAGCCGCCATACTCACCGACCGCTATGGCAAGGACGAAAACAAGCCGCCCCTTCCCGAGGGCCTGGGCGAAAAGATCATTGAAAGTTCCGACAGCGGCGAAATAGAAGAAATAATACGCGGCTCCGGCGCTGAATTCATCCTTGGAAGCGCATGGGAAACCCGGATTGCCAAAGCCCTTGGAATACAAAGCCTTGTCATTTCTGCCCCGAATAGCGACAGGCTGTTGCTGCACAAAACCTATGCCGGCATCAGGGGCGCCTATTTCCTTGCCGAGGATTATATAAGCGCCATTTTGCAGCATAAAACAGAAAAGGAGGCGGAACAGCGCCGCCTCCTCGAATCGTTAAGCGTCTCCCTCTAG
- a CDS encoding nitrogenase component 1 has product MPLFDTRRALTREKRSGALSHYHGTLVSILEDSSGTEIPQRVRTLSQSSPGEVLYALNAVSGITGSAAVIHGGIGCSASSFALGKNSSYNFYTTNLNESDTILGGDEKLRTAVVRAYKENHPSVIFIIGTPINAINNDDVDSVILELEDELGCKIIYIDVNGFRTKNALSGYDQVYHSFLKYLVEPVQDANTRFINLISLSENPENVFVIAELLKRLDIPCNIIPHFSGIRGIQKASGALFSISLDDGENEYFLQGLEENFSVPWIKTNPPIGSAQTSDFIRKIAQVFGSGEKAEKLIAEEEKGIAASIGNKPLGGKKVFLNMDLHRAVSFAALVEEFGGEVLGLAVPHLDKGNEFLLKELSGLPRTLPFIIAKGQQFELANALSKHPADFYIGDSDSSATAARFGAQALSLDSISYYGYSGLEKLSSELQKISAAGIFPVGISPTEDGKTASLYSESWLKRSGNWYVKVEVK; this is encoded by the coding sequence ATGCCCCTATTTGATACGAGAAGAGCCCTGACCAGGGAAAAACGCAGCGGCGCTTTAAGCCATTATCACGGCACTTTGGTTTCCATTTTGGAAGACAGTTCGGGCACTGAAATTCCCCAGCGTGTTCGTACCTTAAGCCAAAGTTCGCCGGGCGAGGTTTTGTATGCCCTTAACGCAGTAAGCGGTATAACAGGTTCGGCAGCGGTAATACATGGCGGCATAGGCTGTTCAGCTTCAAGCTTCGCATTGGGAAAAAATTCATCTTATAATTTCTATACTACCAATCTCAACGAAAGCGACACCATTCTGGGGGGAGATGAAAAACTTCGTACAGCCGTTGTCAGGGCTTATAAGGAAAACCATCCATCGGTTATTTTTATTATCGGGACCCCCATCAATGCAATTAATAACGATGATGTAGATTCGGTAATACTGGAACTTGAGGACGAGCTTGGCTGCAAAATCATTTATATCGATGTAAACGGATTCAGAACCAAGAACGCCCTTTCAGGTTATGATCAAGTGTACCATTCTTTTTTAAAATATCTGGTTGAACCAGTGCAGGATGCAAATACCCGGTTCATAAATTTGATAAGCCTTTCTGAAAACCCGGAAAATGTTTTTGTAATAGCGGAACTGCTTAAGCGCCTGGATATACCCTGCAATATTATTCCGCATTTTTCCGGAATCCGGGGAATTCAAAAGGCTTCCGGTGCTTTGTTCAGCATTTCCCTTGACGATGGCGAGAATGAATATTTTCTCCAGGGCCTTGAAGAAAACTTCAGCGTACCCTGGATTAAAACAAACCCTCCTATAGGTTCAGCCCAAACTTCAGACTTTATAAGAAAGATTGCTCAAGTCTTTGGCAGCGGGGAAAAGGCCGAAAAATTGATAGCAGAAGAAGAAAAGGGTATTGCTGCCAGTATCGGCAATAAACCCCTTGGCGGGAAAAAGGTCTTCCTCAATATGGATCTGCATAGGGCTGTAAGTTTTGCGGCCCTGGTTGAAGAATTCGGCGGGGAAGTACTGGGCCTTGCCGTTCCCCATTTGGACAAGGGAAATGAATTTCTGTTAAAGGAACTTTCCGGCCTGCCCAGGACTCTCCCGTTTATTATAGCCAAAGGCCAGCAGTTTGAACTTGCCAATGCGCTTTCGAAACATCCTGCGGATTTTTATATTGGCGACAGCGATAGCTCCGCCACAGCCGCGCGTTTTGGCGCCCAAGCTCTTTCCCTGGATAGTATAAGCTATTACGGATATAGCGGACTAGAAAAATTATCCTCTGAATTGCAAAAAATTTCCGCAGCCGGCATATTCCCCGTCGGCATCTCCCCGACCGAAGACGGTAAAACCGCTTCACTCTACTCCGAAAGCTGGCTCAAACGGAGCGGCAACTGGTATGTCAAGGTCGAGGTGAAGTAA